In Candidatus Nealsonbacteria bacterium DGGOD1a, one DNA window encodes the following:
- the idi gene encoding isopentenyl-diphosphate Delta-isomerase, producing MEDKDDILLVDEDNNPIGAGEKMDVHRRGILHRCFSIMIYNSRRDILLQRRAAVKYHCPGLWSNACCSHPRPGEHLIMAAKRRLKEEMGILTPLKEAGVEFIYKVKVGDLIEHEYDHLLYGIFDGDPRINPEEADGWKWIAFDDLRRDMKADPEAFTPWFRLIVSQGDNQVDQIPVARLEKYEIKKLATYG from the coding sequence ATGGAAGACAAAGATGATATTTTATTGGTTGACGAAGACAATAATCCGATAGGCGCCGGAGAAAAAATGGATGTCCATCGGCGCGGGATTTTGCACCGCTGTTTTTCGATAATGATTTACAATTCCCGCCGAGATATTCTTCTGCAGCGCCGCGCCGCGGTAAAATACCATTGTCCGGGATTATGGAGTAATGCTTGTTGTTCGCATCCGCGGCCGGGCGAGCATTTGATAATGGCGGCCAAGAGGCGTTTAAAGGAAGAAATGGGGATTTTAACGCCGTTGAAAGAGGCGGGGGTGGAATTTATTTATAAAGTTAAGGTCGGTGATCTGATTGAACACGAATACGATCATCTGCTTTATGGAATTTTCGACGGCGATCCGCGGATAAACCCGGAAGAAGCCGATGGATGGAAATGGATCGCGTTTGACGATCTCCGGCGCGATATGAAGGCGGATCCCGAAGCATTCACGCCATGGTTTCGGCTGATCGTCAGCCAAGGCGACAATCAGGTTGACCAGATTCCGGTGGCGCGGTTGGAAAAATACGAAATCAAAAAATTGGCAACTTATGGATAA
- a CDS encoding class I SAM-dependent methyltransferase, with protein MDKTAADKLLAQTRENYDSFAESFSQTRNYVWPEMKFLADDFFKRGGRVLDIGCGNGRYYPIFKEKEAEYAGIDSSRKLIAIAKKNFPEANFAVADALKLPFKENEFDLAVSIAVLHHIPSEKNRELFFKEVSRVLKPGGIFIVTVWDLRPFSMIKARRWKRFQNFAKTQINIALGREPLDFGDFFIAWQNRYQRYHHAFSLKELKKTAIAADFKIERNGVSNSGSREANLYIVAKKLQN; from the coding sequence ATGGATAAAACTGCCGCCGACAAGTTATTGGCGCAAACGCGGGAAAATTATGATTCGTTCGCGGAATCATTTTCCCAAACGCGCAATTATGTTTGGCCGGAAATGAAATTCCTGGCGGACGATTTCTTCAAGCGGGGAGGCCGGGTTTTGGATATTGGTTGCGGCAACGGCCGTTACTATCCGATTTTTAAGGAAAAGGAAGCGGAATATGCCGGCATCGACAGTTCGCGAAAATTGATTGCGATCGCCAAAAAAAATTTTCCCGAAGCCAATTTCGCGGTTGCCGACGCGCTCAAGTTGCCGTTCAAGGAGAATGAATTTGATTTGGCGGTATCGATCGCGGTCTTGCACCATATTCCTTCGGAGAAAAATCGAGAATTGTTTTTCAAAGAAGTTTCGCGGGTTTTGAAACCCGGCGGTATTTTTATCGTTACGGTCTGGGATTTGCGGCCGTTTTCAATGATAAAGGCGAGGCGATGGAAGAGGTTTCAAAATTTCGCCAAAACCCAAATTAACATCGCGCTGGGGCGGGAACCGCTTGATTTTGGCGATTTTTTCATTGCGTGGCAAAATCGATATCAACGGTATCACCACGCGTTTTCTTTGAAAGAATTAAAAAAAACGGCAATTGCCGCGGACTTTAAAATCGAAAGAAACGGCGTTTCAAATTCAGGTTCAAGAGAGGCCAATCTTTACATTGTGGCCAAAAAGTTGCAGAATTAA
- a CDS encoding NYN domain-containing protein has protein sequence MFHWQDVLGWKFRIKDIVSQLLSFSNIKEVKIYYGKNEYDKDAKLKSDILKKRILATGAILRDKPVKFIKKTPGEALLFKRATRNLFNAAVNGKIKELIDQIKECGMETIEEPKCNFDVEIAMDMMDDAEKNTAAMLFSGDCDLSVILERLKIKNKKIFIVGVREMVADELHRIKDKYINFGKFYTGIRRYPLK, from the coding sequence ATGTTTCATTGGCAGGATGTTTTGGGATGGAAATTCAGGATTAAGGATATTGTTTCCCAATTACTTTCATTCTCCAACATCAAAGAAGTGAAAATTTACTACGGTAAAAACGAGTACGACAAAGACGCGAAGCTGAAATCGGATATTTTAAAGAAGCGGATTTTGGCGACTGGCGCGATTTTGCGCGACAAACCGGTGAAATTTATCAAAAAAACTCCCGGCGAAGCGTTGCTTTTTAAAAGAGCGACAAGAAATTTGTTTAACGCGGCGGTGAACGGCAAAATAAAAGAATTGATTGATCAAATCAAGGAATGCGGAATGGAGACGATAGAAGAACCGAAATGCAATTTTGACGTGGAAATAGCGATGGATATGATGGATGACGCCGAAAAAAATACCGCGGCAATGTTATTTTCAGGCGATTGCGATTTATCGGTCATACTGGAGCGGTTGAAAATTAAAAATAAGAAAATATTTATCGTGGGAGTGCGGGAAATGGTTGCCGACGAGTTGCATCGGATAAAGGACAAATACATCAATTTCGGCAAGTTCTATACCGGGATAAGGCGGTATCCGCTCAAATAA